DNA sequence from the Penicillium psychrofluorescens genome assembly, chromosome: 3 genome:
TACTCAAACTCCTCGCGGGTCTCGATGTACCCAAACAACTGAGGCCGCGCAATCTTGACACACTTGGGGGAGAGTAGGCTGTGCCACGAAATTAGTATCACTGTTTCAGTATGTCCAGATTGTCCACTTACGGCAGAGCAATGGGCGGCACGGGTCCACTGGCATTGCCGAACCAGATGATCGTGCCTTTCCGTTTCACGGCCTCCAAGCTGCCCTCCCACGTATCCTTGCCGACGGAGTCAAAGACAACATCCACGCCGCGGCCACCAGTCGcctccttgaccagcttgacCCAGTCCTTGCCCTCCTCACTGCGGTAATCAATCACCACATCCGCGCCGAGGCTCTTGACCAGCGCGCACTTCTCCGGACCACCCGCCGTCCCGATGACCTTGGCGCCCATGATCTTCAAGACCTGGGTCATGAGAAagcccgcaccgccagccgCGGCATGCAGCAACACCCAGTCGCCCTTCTGGACGGGATAAGTTTCCTTAGCAAGCGTGAGAACGGTCATCCCGCTCAGGAACGCCGCCAGGACATCCTCATCGCTCACCCCGTCGGGGATCTTCACCGTTTTCGCCGCCGGCACGGCCGTATACTCCGCATACCCACCAGTCCCCATCCAGGCGACGCGATCACCCACCGTGAAGCCGGACGTGCCGTCGCCCACGGCGGTAACGGTGCCGGCGCCCTCGCGGCCTAGCACCTCGGGCTTCGGCGAGGCGTACAGGCCGGTGCGGAAATAGGTGTCGATATAGTTCACGCCGGCGAGGTTGTTgcgcaccagcagctggccgGCCTGCGGGGTGGGCACAGGCTGCGAGGTTCGGAACTGCAGCACTTCAGGTCCGCCGGTCTGCTCGACTACGACGCCCttcatggtggtggggagagACATGTTGCGCCGTGAatggatgatgctgaggGGTGGAGCTATATGATTGCGTAGGGAGGAGAGTCGCGGTGCTGCACGTCGGAGCAGAGAAAACGACATAGGAGTTTCCAAGTCCAAGTGCTCTATTTCAGCATCACATCATCACCGCAAGCTCTCGCATTTGTCATCTGTCCCACGGCATGTGGGGTTCACCCGTTAACTCCAGCCCAAGGTAACTCCGACGTTCTTCTCCACACGCCCCGTCGAATCGGCCCCATCCGCCATCACTCAGTAATGCTTGTACACACCAGCCATTGCTGATCCGCCGCATCATTCCTAAACGAGGGGGGCCATGCACAACACCATCCGACACACGCCTTCCCGAGGCGCTGTTCGATCTGCCGCCCGTTTTGGTTTGAAGAGGCACAGGTGGCACCCGCTGCCACTCCGGGATTACGGATGTACCTCGGAGTTTGACACAATGGCTAAATaaaacacaaaacaaaaTCCTGCTCACGAGCCACCTCCAACATGCTTCAGAATGTTCGATAAAAATAGTCTGAAACCAGAGCTGTTTCCACCGGGACCCAATGGTCGGGCCGGACGGCGGCCAGCCACAGCCGGCGTTGGCGCTTGCTTCGAGTCTGCCCTTTGTTTTATCTCAAGGGCCGGGGTCCAAGAAACACTCGTGATACTCGCCCTCAGCCGGTGGTTATATATGCACCCGATCACCCGTGCGGCCTTATTAGGGCTTTTGCCCCTGCCCAGCACGATGCCCGATGTCAGTCAGAACTTATATATACCCGGGGTCCTGTGTCACCCGGGTAGCACCCACCAAAAACCGGAATGTTGGGTCTTAGTTTGTGCTTCATTCACTCTTTAACAACAAAGAGGAAAAGATTTCTTGCAGACCTGAGGCTCATTGTTCACTGCGGCAGAGTTTCTGTTTCTCTGTCCGAGTCGCCCTATTTAAAGACTATGAATAACCCCTCCGGAGAAGCATCACCACCAAACATCATTGCAACTGGATAGCGCTCTGAATTTCATAGTGCCAGATCTTCTCGAATCATGTGTTCTCAATGGCCTCCGGCACCCTGCGTCGAAGACGAGCCGGATTCCCTCGCCCGCGAATTGGACGGGCTCGCCAACACAGGCGACAACCCCGGACTCGAGGGCGCTTGTATCCGGGGAAGTGTTGACCAGACCCCGGTTATAATGACTCCAAACATGccttcatcgtcttcgttctcctctttctcttctgttcCCAATGTGCCCGAAATGGGCAGCAATATTTCGTCAGACGATAGCTCCGGCCCGAGCACGCCGCCTGCAACTCACGATCCGATTTTCTGTGCAACAGCCGGATCGCACTTGGACGATCGCCCTCAGCGGGCTccgtcgtcttcgccaaGCAGAACACGGGTCCGAGAATCCCAGCCTGAAGCCTATCAAAAACGCAGCTCTGAAATCAAcacgccatggccatccCGTCCACCCTCTCTGTCGCGAGCAAATAATTACAATGGAGTCCCGGTAGACAGTACCTCCCACGGTCCCCGTGGCCCTGTGTACGACCAGCCTTATACATATTCCCCGAACGCACCCCTCGGTCGGTCCGTCAGTGCGAGATATGGAGTACACACAAAGCGGCCAGCACAACCCCCGTACCGGATTGAGCCCAACTCTGGCTATCAGTCGGAATCAGCTACTGCTCGATATCATGACCAGCCGCCTGTGTGTAACAACCACCCAGTGAACCCCGTGAATGTTTCAACGCTCGCAGATCGAATGGAGGAAAAGCTGAAACTGAGACAGGAGCAGCGCGAGTTGGCGCCAATGTCTAACACGGAACCACGCAAGCACACCACAAAGGTTGAACCTCTTAACATAGGAGTGGGTTCTCGCGTCCCAACTTCGGCGCCTCGCTCACCATCCCGCGAATCTCAACGGGCCCCGAGCGTTCGATCCTATCATGAAAATCGTCCGTCGTCGCGTCCACGGACCACATCGATGCCACCTGATTTTCAAGCAAGATCCCGTCCAAACATCCCACCTTCGACGAGGTCAGCATCGAGTACTCCGAATAGGTCGAGGTCTGGCTCAGATGAATACAATGCAGCAGGTGGAAAAGCCACCTCGAGACCTCCCAGTCAGGACATGTCGCAATCCCAGCCTATGCAACGGAATAACTCAAACCGAGTCTCGCCCAACAGGAATCCCGCTGCCGCTCAGCGATCCTCTAACGCCACAGGACTGTGTCTCGCTCCGTGTCCTCGTGCCACGCCCATGTCCGGGCACCATGACTGGTATACGCTGAAAGGATTGACACACCTGGATATCTGTCCATCGTGCATGCGCCAGATCGCCCACTCTCGTTTCCGCGAGTACTTTTTCCCAAGCCAGCCGAAGCCCGCAAGCCACAGGACTCGCTGCGCATTCTCCAATCCATGGGCCCGGCTCGCCTGGACACAGATGATCAAAAAGCACCACGACAGTCTCGAGATGCTCTATCAAATGAcccggccaccaccaggaGCACGGCCCTGCCCAGGTCGCACCGCAACCGACCAAACCTGGCACCGAATCATCGATCCAGGCACAGGCTCATACCTGCCCCGCTTCCACATCTGCGGCAGCTGTGCCCGGAACGTGCGCATCCTCATGCCCGCCCATCGGGACACCTTCATCCCAAGCACCGAACCCCAAGCACGCGCCTGCGACCTGGTAACCAGCAGCCCGCGCTTCATCCGCTTCATCGACCTACTCGACGCGGCCGCCACGCGCGCCGAGGCATCGCACTTACCCCGGCCCGACACCCGCGAGCTCCTCGCCTACGCCCGCCGCAAAGTCACCCTCCGCGACTGCCGACGAGACCGCCCCGTCCTCTCAACGTGGCACTACATCGCCGCGCTACCAGAACTCTCCGTCTGCGAAGACTGCTACGACGAAACGATCTGGCCGCTCGTGCGAGCCCGCTACCCGATCGCCCGCTTATTTTGTCCGTCTCTCCGTCTTTTGCCTGGGGACGGGCCGGATCACTGCCGCGAAGCGAGTTGCCAGATGTACTCGCCGCGCATGCGTGCTTGGTTCCGGGATGCGGTAGCTCGAGATGACTTTGCGACGCTGCGCTCGGTGGCGCTGAGGCGCTTTGAGGCTGAGCGCAGGTTTCATCATCGTAGggaggagctgctggaggctgAGGCGAGGGGGTATCGTGTTTCTGATGAGATGAGGAAGGCGGTTGAGGAATGGGAGAGGTGGGAGTAAGTTGGTCTCCTTGGATTGTATTTATCTTGTGATATAGTGTTGAATATACCCATAAGAAGTTGACCCTGCATTCGCCGCTAACATCGCAAATTACATTCATGAAAATGTGACCTCTCGCACGGTTAGGGCTAGTCCTATTATGAGTATCATCGTCTAACGGAAAGCCCTTGCCCCAACTGGCACACGATCCTCAGATTCTatggcattcttcttccttcctctgcTTCTCCCCAGACGTTAGAGCCGTAACACTTTGATAAATCTGTATGGCGGCCTCTATGATCTCGGATCGAGACCTCGGAATATTTAGTCTTAAATACAGCTCTCGATTCTCCCTTTTGGAGAGCCACACGTAATACAAGCTACGAGGTCGTGACTTGGGAGCCCGAGATCACAGAGGAGTTTCTGGAAAGATGCTAGGTGCCTTTCCTACTTGCGCGTTCATCTCTGGGTGCGAAATCCCGCAAGTCTTGTTTACAGGGAACAGAAATAAGATAAACATTAACATATGAGATACCATCAATCAGAGGATTTTCCGCTTTAACGCAGTCTGTCCCAGACCATCGTCCCTCCACCGTAATAACAACACACAGGGTGGCACAGGGTGGCACAGGGTGAGAACAGGGGGAGCTGGGGGACATCATGCTTGCGAATATCTTCTCTCGAATACAACTTGAGTAGAAAAAAATAACACAAACCTGGCTTCGCACTGATCACCGGGGTAAGCATAACAACGCTAGCTGGGGAAGGATGATGCGTGGCATGCGGCTGGATCGAGAATCAAGGCAGGACCCTGATCATGTTCGAGCCCACATGTCGGGATAGGATTATGTCCGTTATGCTCGGCAGATATGATAGACACGCAAGAATATTttccaaaaaagaagaaaaaacactTGGGTTGCGGACCCTACAGGGCGTAGGGGTTGACCGACCGGACCGTAAGGCATCTGTCCAACTTGGTTAGCAATGGTCATAGATATAGATAAAAGCAGACACATACGGGGGACTCTTGCTCAAGTCGGTCTTGAGAATGATGGGAATACGTGTCATCTCGGTGACGTCCTGGATGAACTCTCCGTCCTCCTCACGAAGCTTGAAGTGCTTCAGGTGCTTCTCCTTGTTCCTCAGCCTCTTCTCCGGGGCGTCGGAGGCGTTCGAAGCAATCTTGGGGTCGGAGCGGGTGCGGTGCGGCCCTTGCTGTTGGTGACCGTTGCgagtcggcgacggcggcatgCTCTGGGTAGAACGGTCTCCCGAGTTCAGCGACACGCCGGCAGCGGCCTCGGtgacctcctccacctcgtcatcatcgtcgaagagtgcgtcgacatcatcggcAGACATGGTGCCAGTCTCGGTCTGCTTCCGCATGGCCTCGTCCCTCTCGCGAGCACGCGCCTGGGCGGCCTCTGCTTCGCGAGCTGCGGCCGCGGCCTGGGCAGCGCGGGAACCGGAATTCTTCGGGCGCTCATCCTCGGGAATGTATGCGGACGAGGGGACACCCTTCTCCCAGTAAAGCTCAAGCACACGAGTCTCCTTACGGTACTCTGCTTTCTTCAAGGGCAGCTGGTCGCAGTGCACTCGTTTCTCAAAGCCGTACTCTGGAATGAGGACATCAAAGGCAGACTCGTAAACGCACAGAACAATGCCCTCAGCGATGAGGTCACCTCCAATCGTGCGACTGTCGCGGTCCATGTTGCGGCAGGCCTCGATGTGAACACTCTGCTCCTGCGCATTGTGCGCCGAGTCTTTTTTGGTGTTGGAAAGATCGGCTGTCTTGTTCAAGGACTCCAGGTCGTCGGTGAATTCCACCGCACCATCCGACAGGATCGACTCGAGCTGACGGTGCACCAGGATGTCGGCGTAGCGCCGAGATGGATTGGTGAAATGGGTGTACACCGGCACGTTCAGCGTGTAGTGGTGGCGGTACTCATCCCCGACATTACCTCCAACGTAGTACTTGGCGCGTTGCATGGCCTTTGAAAGCAAGGTTTCCATACCCTGTGCCAAGTAATTAGCGAATGCAATACAGTTTCAAGTCAAATCAACTAACCTTGCGCAGGTCTACATCCTGCACTTTACACAAAGTGCTCTGCAGGGTCCCACTGCTCGAGGGGTCGATTTCAAAGCCTAGGCGGTTCATCCGCTCCTCAAACAAGCCGAGGCGACGGGAGTTGGGCGATGGCTGACGGCGCAAGAAAGCCTTCTCTGGCAGGCCGCTGACTAGCTTGCGGGCAACAAAGAAGTTGGCCTGGTGACTGAGTTCCTCAACAAGCTCATGGGCAGGTGTGGAATCGAAAATATTGAATTCAACAGGCACATTCTCATCgtcaagctgctggagcaACCGCAAAGGCGGGACAGGAGACACGCGGTTACCGAGACGAGCCTCCCGGAATTTATTAGCGATATCCTAGAACCGAAGTTAGAAGAGCCAAGTCAATTATGGGAAGGTTGAGACTCACGTTCAAAGAGCGAACCTGATCAGCGGTGATGCCAGGCACGCCAACATCCGAATTGTCTCTGACAACCGAGTTGACATCGTCGTAGCTGAGCCGGCCCGCGCTCTTGATGACACCCTTACCGATCCagacatcatcatcgacagcgcCGGTCTCCGGGTTCGCCTGGAACACCACGCTGACTGTCAGACGGTCCTGGCCGGGCAGAAGGGAGCAAAGCTCGTTGGAGACGCGCGCGGGCAGCATGTTCATGACGCGATCGACAAGGTAGACAGCAGTGCCTCGCTTCTTCGCCTCACGATCGACCAAGGAGTTACCCTTGACGAAGTGAGCGATGTCAGCCACGTGCACGCCAATCTCGACCTTGCCATCAGCAAGCTTCTTGATGTGGAAGGCGTCTTCAAGCGACTTGGTGTCCACAGGATCGATCGAGAAGATGGTCTCTTCGCGGAAGTCACGGCGCGATGCCAGTGTTGCTTCGTCGCTGGAGACCGACCAGTCTTCAAAGCCGATGCTCTTCAGAACGGCATCAGAGAACTCGTCCGAACCGAAGTTGTTGTCACGCAGCAGAGCATCGGTCTCGACGCGAAGGTCACCCATCTCTCCAAGCTGCTCGACGAGCGTGCCGAAGGGGTGCAGCGAAGTGATGGGCCACCGCTTGATAGACGCAACAAAGATGCGATTGGCGTAGTCCTGGTGCTTTTCAACAAAGTCGCGCGGCGCCTGTTCGGTGGGGATGGCGATCAAGGGCACACGTTTATCAGTAGGCTTGAACCAAACAATCTTGGGCTTGTCCTGCTGACGGTCATTATGGAAACGACCATGGGCACCATCTCTGGCTTGTCGTTCCGCCTCCTGTTTCTCCTTGGTGGCCTGGCTACTGGGCCGAAGGAGACCCAGGGTTCCAGAGAACATCTGGCCCGCAATGCGTTCAATGACCGCAACGACATGTCCTGCATACAGGGGCTTCTGCTCATCGCTGAtttcatcttcttcaaccaGCAGAAGGCTCTGACCCTCGACTTCGACATcatcgttcttcttctgcgtgGGACGCTGGCGAAGACTGCCACGGCGACGGATGCTTCCATCCGGACCAACTTCTTGTCTGTCGCCGTTCGAATCAGACCGGCCAAGCTTGTCATTGCCCGCGGTGCTACCAGAACGCGCGTCGGTGATGtccttgcgcttcttcttttcctccttctctctcttctggGACCACACCTCGTCGACATCCAAGAGCTCGATGGCAACATAGTCCCCCTCAAGGGCACGGTTTCGGTCCTTGCTACCGCAAATGAAGATGTCGGCATCCAGGTCCGTAGTGGTGACGTAGGCGTCAGAGCGGTTCTTCTTGTTAACACGAAGGATACCAGCAACCAGCTGGCCATTGCTCAACAGAGCAGGCAGGTTTGCTTGGGGCAAGTACGGAGTGAAAAGCGTCTTCctctgctgttgctgttgctgctgctgctgttgagcCGACAGCTGCGGTGGGGCGTGCTGGCTCGCCTGAAGACCAAGACCCTGTCCACcattctgctgctgcagagcCTGAAGCTGGGCCAGTTGCAGGGGGTTAAGCTGCTGTCCACCAAACATCTGGGGCGGCGCCATCATGACCTGGCCCTGAGGCAGCTGAATGAGCTGGGGCTGACCGGGGTACTGGAACTGTCCAATGGAGCCCATCGACTGGTTCATCGAGCCTCGGGAACGGTGGCCGGGCTGGAAACcaccctgctgctgtccATAGGGCTTCTGTTGATCCTGGCCCTGGTTCTGGGTATTTGGCTGGCGCCAGTTGCTGTCAAAGTTTCGAGACCCCGACCGAGCATGGCCTCCTGGCTGGCTTGCACGACGCTGGTTATCGGGTTGGCCACCGCCCTCGCTGGGCGGCGGAAATTGGAAGCCACCGGCACCGCGGCCGGACAAGGAGCCTCGGTTGTTGCCGCCAATAGCCATGGACTGGCTGCGGCCAtgaccaccaccagcgcGCATGTTGCCGGCCCGTTGCAGACCCAGTCCTTGTCCTTGGGGAGCCGGTGAAGTGCTCGCCGCCGGGATTTCATCCGATCCCGACGGGTTCTCCGAGCCACCAGCTCCTGGGGCAGGAGCTGGGAACTGGAAACCGGAGGCAGCTCGCTTCTGCTGTGCCAGCTCAGCGGCCTTCTTAGCCTCAGGAAGGGCAAGCGAGTGGCGACGCTGGTGACCACCGCCTGGCGGCCCACCACGACCGCGACCACTGTGACCAGTATTCTCGTTCTTCTGGTTGTTCTGGCCCTGCTGGCTGTTCTGACCCTGCTGGTTGTTCTGACCCTGTTGATTGAAGTCCGAATATCCAGATGCGCCAGATGACGGGGCCGGGGGCGGACCCATAGCAAAGCCTGGAAGGGCAGACTGGTTGCGGCGGTGTGACTGTTGGTTCGGGCCGCCAagctgttgttgctgctgtccTTGCTGTTGtccttgctgctgggggaACTGGAAAGCGTTCACCTGGGGGGACACGCCGCCCATGTTGTTACCACCAGAGTACCCACCGAGCTGCTGAGGCTGGAGCAAGCCCATATTGACGTATTGCTGGTGTGTAGCAGCAAtttgctgctgttgctgctgaagcaGTTCGATCTGTTGCTGAATAGCCAATTGTTCCACTacaaaagagagaaaagggtCGGGTCAGTTCAGGGGTTCACAGCACGGAGATTCGTAGAGCATACTCATCAAAGGGGTCAGCTCAGAGGGACTTCTCCGATGAGCGATGTGAAACTTGCGGCCATTGGGGCCCGGAGCCCCGGTCTGGCCgccttgttgttgttgttgatcCATGATCCCAGTTGAAGGTCGACGGCTGTCGCTGAAAGTGATTCAAGATGCGGGATGGCGGACTGAATCCGACAACAAGAGATTGGTACGCCTCAAAAGGCAAGTAAATTAAGTGTTTGAATCGCAGATCCGACTGCAAGTGGTTCTGATGTGCGGGAGACGGTTAGAACACGATGGAGAAGGTTGCGAGCTTAAACTGAAGGTTGAAGAAAGAGTGGATCAGCAACGGCGCGAGGAGTGAAGGATTGCGAGAAaaagagggagggagagagaagaacgGTACGCCGAGGCGGAAGGAGGACAAGTAAACAAAAATAAAGGAGGAAGTGGCGATAGCGGCGGGAGAGACAGAAAAGGAGCGGAGCCACCAGCGAGGAaggtgggaaggaagggtACGATGGGAGACgatgcaccagcagcaaTTCTCTCGCTGGAAGGATGTAAATCAGTTTGCAATGCCCTTACCTAATGACGACCTCCGTCTCCGAGCATTCCAAAATGACGTCTGTGCTGTCCAATGTGGGATGATCGCAATTATTGAAGCAAAAGTCGCCGAGTGGACCCAAGCAATGGAGACCCCGAGACAAGTAGACGGCCCAGGCGATCGGCCGACACAAGGACCGGATGAGAGGACGAGCCTGTTCAAAACGTTGGGAAGGCTGTTGGAAGGACCGAATCGACGGACGGAGCTTGTCCAGTAGTGACTGCAATCACCGCACACGAAGGGAGGCGAGAGCGGAGGGGTGGAACTTGGGGAGCCAAGAGTCTTCAGGACCACGGGCAATTCTCGGACTCGAGCAGACCGACGGTGGGAAGCTTCTCTTTGATAATATGGAGCAGGAGCCGAAGCAAAAAGCGGCTGAACGGGTCCCCGAAGAGAATGACAACAATAGCAGGGTAAATTGGGATAGAGAGGTGGGCTAGACGATGTAGGCACCGAATAGATAGAAGAAGGAACGAtgggggaaggagagagagagatgggggGAGATGGAAAGGACAGAAGGACCgaggggaggaagaaggaaaggagagaaagatgaAGTGAAAGACGAGCAAGTACAAAAGCCGGTGTGGGGAGGTACGGTATGGTCATTATGGATAGAAAACGTAGGACAGGCCTCCTGAAGAGTGGTAAATACACGTACGGACCCTGCTAGCACGGGAGCCGTGGAtgctctctccttcatcatcgtcatcatcatcatccgtTGGATATTCTGATCCATGTTGTATccgtggaaagaagagaagcaaTCGATCGCAATGCTGGGGAGAGTCAGAGGGCTCCGGCCTTCGAATGAAGGTCGGGCTGATTACCATACCTACGAACGATCTGAGTTGGTGGGCTTAGGGCCATtgagctgcagcagcagTGTCCACTGGGGGGACTCGAAACGGGGCGTAGCGTGACAGAGGTCAATGGGGGGGGAATAGCCACAGAAGAGGACACTCCGAATGGatcttttttccccttctttttGCCTGATCGCTCGAGCTATGAGGGAGTACTCATCTAGCTCGGTCTACACCAGCTAACTGATGATGTTCATGATGATGCAAAAGGAACCAGAACCAAAGCTACACCCAGCCCCCCGTCGACGCTGACTCAGCACTGTATTTTATTTTGCTCACCGTGGCGTACGAAGCTCCAGGTCCAGAACTCTGGTGTAGACCTCATTATTGGCACCATCCATTGTCCCAACCGGAACGGGTTCACACTTTCATTTGCTTCACACCATGACCTCCTTGGACTCGACCATCTCCCCCGGCGATTAGCAACCTTtcacctccctccctcgaTCCACGATCTCGCGGCGTCGAGGTAAGCGACCAACCACCCACGCGCCGCGTTCCTCTCTACAACACTCTTTACCATGGCTCGAGGGAAGGTCCACGTCCCGCCGCTGGACAGTCCGTCCAAGCAGCTCATGCGCGATCTCGCGCAACAATTCGAGCAAGTCCGtctcttcgacctcgacctgAAGAAGGTCCATGCATACGAGCGAAAGGCATTTCACGACGAACTCGACCGAAAGGAACAAGAACAGGCGGCCCAGCACAATGCCGCCCTGGACGAAGCAGCCGCCTACCACGACCGGGTCCGAGAGGAAGCCGAGGCTTACCTGAAAGAACACATTcgaaaagaggaagaagaacgaCAAcggaaggaagaggaagcgcGGAAAGAACGCGATCGAATCCAACGCGAAAAGGCCGAGAAACTACGAcgcgagcaggaagaaaaagcgcgGGCTGAGGCGGAGCGCAAGGCTAAGGAAGAGGCGAACAAGAAGGCGGAACGAGAGGCTGAGCAAGCGCGGCAGGCCGCGCAGGCGGAGAAGGAAAGCCAGGAACGTCGGGAACGGGAACGGGTGGAGGCTGAGAAACGaaaacaggaagaagaggcccAGAAGGTCAAGCAGGAGGCGGAGCAGAAGGCGCGCAGTGAACAACAAGCGAAGGTCGGCGGCACTCGACTCACCGAGGCAGAGATCCAGGTCCAGGAACGTTACGTGGAGCTTCACAAAACCCTCAAGCAGATGCGGCAATGGCTACGCAACGTGGCCAAGGAAAACGCCCCGGCCAAGCAAGCCATGGGAGACATGCGCCGGTCAATCAGGAAATGTGTGGGCCAGCTTCGAGATGGCAAGGGGGCAAACAGACAACAAGTATGTAGCAGTCCCTTCTCTTTGTGATGTCTGCAAAACTGACCCTTTGATCACAGATTGCACAGATCAAAGCTGAACTAGAGAAGGCGTCTAGTATTTCAGAGCCCTCAGTGGATGTGCGCAGATTCATGGCGTTCCCTCCTCCGGAGATTGCCAATTCAGAGGACAACAAAGCCCCAGCCCTCCTAATCTACGGTCTCAACATCTTCGCCAAGGCCCTCATTTCTGCCCTCATCACCGAGGCATCCATCAACCCGGGTCACGCCGAACCGGTCGGCATTGTCGCCGCAcagatcttctccatggaTGCTTTCATGTACAAGGGCATCCATATGTCCGACATCCTGTGGGCCAAGTACCGAGTCGTCTGCCCCGCCCTCTGGGGTTTTACGGGCGATGAAAAGACGAACGCCGGACGCCGTGCGTTGGGATGGTGGCGCGACGAAGCCGGCGGGCCTTTCGTCAGCGACCAAGCACACGCAGACCGCATGACAGCCCTGGGCGCCGGCTACGCGGCACTCTCCCTCCGCAACTTTGGCAAAACCCAGCGGCGGAACCCATTCCCCAACACGATGTTCTGGACATCACTCACGAAGATCCTAGCTATCCCTCCCGGAGAAATGCAGGAGACGCAGGTGACGCTGCTGGGTTCCATGCTGCGGTCTTCCGGGGAGCGCATCCTCGGGTTTTTCGGGCAGTTCGGCCTGCTGTTGATGCGCCGGGCCATTGTGGATCTCCCGGAAGCCCTTCCCAACAAAACGATGGGCGTCAACCAACTGAAACTGCTCAGGGAGCTGTACCagcgggagaagaacatTGACCTCTGAGTATCTTCGGATTATGGCGTGCTCAGAGGACATTGTCAGGACATTATTTTAGATTTAGCCGATTGACGGAATCATGCATGGCCGAGGTATCTTCTATGGATTGATGTCTCTGCCACCATTGTTAGTTAGTTACATGCAGCGTTAGTTGTTATAATCCATCAATATTAACTATGGGAACATTGAAGTCAAGAGGTCAGAGCGCCATGGAGTCGGATGTCACGGGGCCCAGTCTAATACAACGACAACTGACCTGATTCACACTACtaacaacaacatcatcattgacCATGCTGCGCCGTCCACCACGCAATCTCAGGCTCTACATAGCCGGCGTCTGTCCCCACCTACAACCACAATGCCTCCCCAGCCAGCTTCCGCGCTTCATCAAAGCCCCACCACTTCTATATCGGGGGGGTCCACCCGCCTCGTCTCctccaacatcatccgcctTCTCAACCCGGGCCGCACTGCTCAAAACAAAGCCCCGTCGCTCAAGATCagatgaggagaaagaggacgAGATCTATGAGAAACCTCCGTCTGCGAGCTTAGAGTCTCTGGGGATCAGTCGGAATGTAAAGATGTTCTTGTTTGTCGTGCTGGGGATTTTTGGTACGATCGAGACGTGGTTTTGGTGCAAGGCAgtgtggatgtggtggcAGAGTCGATTTGGGGGTGGCGAGGAGACTCCGGAACGGCGATAAGATGTTGGATGGGGTTTGCCTCCCTTTTCATTCCATGTAGACTACTCCAACTTACTATTCCTCTCTACTCTGAATATACCCGAGGATCCATCTCT
Encoded proteins:
- a CDS encoding uncharacterized protein (ID:PFLUO_005211-T1.cds;~source:funannotate), with product MARGKVHVPPLDSPSKQLMRDLAQQFEQVRLFDLDLKKVHAYERKAFHDELDRKEQEQAAQHNAALDEAAAYHDRVREEAEAYLKEHIRKEEEERQRKEEEARKERDRIQREKAEKLRREQEEKARAEAERKAKEEANKKAEREAEQARQAAQAEKESQERRERERVEAEKRKQEEEAQKVKQEAEQKARSEQQAKVGGTRLTEAEIQVQERYVELHKTLKQMRQWLRNVAKENAPAKQAMGDMRRSIRKCVGQLRDGKGANRQQIAQIKAELEKASSISEPSVDVRRFMAFPPPEIANSEDNKAPALLIYGLNIFAKALISALITEASINPGHAEPVGIVAAQIFSMDAFMYKGIHMSDILWAKYRVVCPALWGFTGDEKTNAGRRALGWWRDEAGGPFVSDQAHADRMTALGAGYAALSLRNFGKTQRRNPFPNTMFWTSLTKILAIPPGEMQETQVTLLGSMLRSSGERILGFFGQFGLLLMRRAIVDLPEALPNKTMGVNQLKLLRELYQREKNIDL